TTACTAAAGGTCTAGTCGATACACTGCGCAATCTTGAGAACCAACCGACAGCTCTACGTACTGTAGGCATATCTTTCCCATAATTTGCTTTATAGATTGTATTCAAAATTCCTTTTTCATCTGGATGAGCAATTCCTGTAATTCCTTTACCGTCAAAATAATAAAGAGTTGGATCCCCTTCTACTTCAAAAAAGCATGGTGTATCACCAAGCATATCTTTGCTTGGTTCAATAACTCCGCCCTCTTTCAAAAATAAAGCAACTTCATCATTTCTACGATTGACCAAACCTTGTAAAATTTGGCCGCCTGCATAAACATATTTTTTCATTTCATTTGCTGCCGCTTGCCATTGTCTACTGTTCAGATAAACTAGCAATTGTGACCCCGCAAGAATCGCAGGTCCCAGATTAAAGTGAAAACTTACTAGCGCATCAAATTGTCCTTGGGTTAATTGTACTGTCACATAGTTAAAGATTCCAGCCGCATGTGACTTGATATCCTCATCCAAGAAAGCATTCGCCTGATTTTCAGTAATCGTCATTCCGGCATAAACCCCTTTAGTATGACCATATCCAATAGTCCAGACTCCTACGGAATCTTGATAAGCAGTTAACCGGAGACCTTCCCATTTCTTGATTAAATTTCTACCATCTTGAGAAATCTTCATATTCTCATTTGCCATCATTTTGCCTCCTGAATACGATTATTTTACAAGAGGGCGCGTTGACACACTGCGCAATCTTGAGAACCAACCGACAGCTCGACGTACTGTTGGCATATCTTTTCCATAATTCGCCTTATAGATTGTATTCAAAATTCCTTTTTCATCTGGATGAGCAATTCCTGTAATTCCTTTACCGTCAAAATAATAAAGAGTTGGATCTCCTTCTACTTCAAAAAAACATTTCATAATCATTTTCCTCCTATTTTTAATCAATTCTATAATAGAAATATCAGCGCTGTCATTTCTATAAACCTATTCTACTTGTAAATTACTGTCAAAACCTTTCGAAAAACTCCCACATTTCTTCTATTTAATTACTCAACCAAACTAACCTCTCATTTTACAATTGGACGTGTAGAAACGCTACGCAATCTTGAGAACCAACCTACAGTTCTTCGCACTGTAGGCATATCTTTCCCGTAATTTGCTTTATAAATTGTATTGAGAATTCCTTTTTCATCTGGGTGAGCAATTCCTGTAATTCCTTTGCCATCAAAATAATAAAGAGTTGGATCTCCTTCTACTTCAAAAAAGCATGGCGTATCGAAAAGTTCTCCTGATGTTGAAATATTGCCATTTGAAATCCATTGGTCTAAATTCAAAATGTCTGTGATAGGATCTTCCCCCACATTTTTTTTAACAGGAAAACCTGCCCAGTTCGCTTGCCAACTATCAGAACCGATTTTTACCCAAACATGTCCATAGCCTCCGCCACCATTTCTATTGACTGCTATGTTTAGCGTACCAGAACCCACTTTTGCAATTCCTTGAGTAGTATACGTGCTAGGAATGTCTTTAGCATTACCTCGCGCCGCATAGGGATTCGGTGCTCCAACAAATTCAAGTACGTTTTTAATCAAACTCACACATTGACCATTTAATGCAGAATTGGACTTATCAACAGTTACTTTCCCAATAAGACTATCGAGAAAACTTCGTACCTCTCCAAGTGTTTTTGCCATATTTTACTACCTCCTAACATTTGTTTTTATAAGATCTTACAACGTTAGTATAGTAAATTTTTTTATGTTAAGACTATCCATTCTCTGTTAATACTCTCCCAAGTTGTGCTATAAAATTTTTGTAAAGGAAAAAAGTACACGTCTTATATGAAGAAAAAGTATGAAATCATTACACATGGACTAAATGAAAAAGAAGTAACTTTTAGACAACTCTTATTCCATGTCAAAAACCAATGTTTTTGGCATGGATACTTTTATGAACAAAATAGGATAGATAATTTCTCTATCCTAAACTTTTATTTTGAGAAACTTCTTTGAACAGGTGGAAAACTTAATCTTCTGGTATTTCTTATTTGTACAATAGAATATACTCTATTGTACAATTTCGATTTATTAAAAGTTGTTGAAGTTATACTATTCTATGGTATGATTAATGTATACATTATTTATCTAAATGTCTTAATAATCAGGAATGGAGAATTAATTTGAAATCTTTATCATATTTTCTTATAACCATTGCTTTATTTTCTATTTTAGTGGGGTGCAATGGAACCAAAGATAAAGTACATTCAGCATTTGTTGGAACTTGGCAAACTGTAAGTGATACTGAGAAAGAAGTTACTATAAAAAAAAATGATGACCATTTGTTTAAGTTGGCGCTAGATAATTTTGATTTCTCTGAAAATAATAATTTGGTTACTGTTGAAGATACCAAGGAAGATCTTATTTTAAAATCTCATGATACAGGTTCAATTTACTCATTTCATATGATTAATAATAATCAACTAGAATTTTATTTTTCTGCGAACCCAGATGAAAATTTAGTTGGTGAATCCCCTCCAATAATTTTAAAAAGAGTTAAGTAGAAATTTTCTACTTAACTCTTTTTAATTACCAATTAGTTATTGTGCCTATCCAAGTATATGTTCGAGTTGAATTCGCTATATATTTTATTTGTTTAGGAGAAGCATCAACTATTTCTGTATATTTATTCCACGGATTCCAAATAACATACCCATTCATCTGTTTCCCCATATAATTTTCTGAGTATGTTCCTAACAAGTCAATAGCATGAAATGTATTAACTTGTGACTTCCATAACCCGAGCAATCCATTACTCTTTCTGAATTCTTTTAAACTTTCTGTCCATGTGGTTGGTCTTTCAAGAAGTTTAGGGTAGACTCCTCGAGTATTTGCATATTTGATTATTTCTTCCGGAGTAAATCCATCATTCTTACCTTTTTTTCCCCATTTTACAACATCCGAAACCTTAGTCGCCCGTGCATCATTTTTATTAATCAAAATCATTGTCGTGGCGTATGCCATACACCAGTTATTTCCTTGTTGATTTTCTGAAATTTTCCAATTTATTGACGTCCCAAACTTATTTACTGTCGTTGATCTTGGAGCTAGTTTAGAATTAGAATCTTTCACCACTTCCGAGCTTCCCGTAATAACGTAGTCTATTGTATCGTTTAAGGAAATCATATCTAAATCCTTTGATTCATACTCATCTAGTACTTCTCCAGCAGAATTTTCTTTAGAACCTTGGATTTCTGGGTCAGGATTCTGCCATAGTAACGATAAACCAGTATCACCTTCATAGTAAATACTTCCATCTTCAGAAGCTACTAGCACTACTGAATTACCTTTTCCCTGACTAATTAAGCTATTCAATTCATCGACCATCATTCTTGAAAGTTTAGAAGAATAACCTTCATTTTCTTTCTTTATATAAAAAATATACTCAATTTTTCCGTCTTTTGTTATTGGAAAAAGCGTTAGATTATTTTCATTCCTTTTTTCAAGTAATGAAAATGGTGACGAGAGCTTGTAATCTAATAAACTTCCTTCCCCTTCCTCAGCCTTTATCATTCCTTTTAGATAGAATGACAGATTATCTGTAGCATAATTAACAAGAGCTTGATCCACAGTTTCTGTTTTTACAGTTAACATACTTTCTTCATTAGCGTAAACATTTCCACCAACAAATAACATTCCACTAAAAAGTAACCCTAATAAAATTTTTCTCATATAATCTCTCCTTTTGTTAAACAATATATTACTAATAATATATTATAAAACACATCCAAGCAATACATTTTATTATTTATTTTTTACTCAAAGAAAATAATCACGTTACACTTACTAAAAATATTTTTTTGTCTATACCTTATTGATCACTATTGTTTGTGATAGTCGACCATATCCTTTTGCAACATCATAAATGTTCCAAACAACTAATAGACTAAAAAAGTTAGAATACTTGTAATTAAAATCATAATCTGTATCGACTCCACTGACTGAGTCTTGATAATCGCTAATAAACTTCTTATGTGCACTTTCTAGCGCTTCTCCTGTCATTAGGGCAGATCGGCACAAAGGCGTGTATGCAATCATAAAATAGCTCTTTGCTGAACCGTACGCTTTACTGGATAATGGTGCATACAAGAATAAACGTTTACTTTATCTACTTTTCGAATCAAGTAATCTTCCGGAACAAGTTCTTCCAAAGAAATCATTATGTATTGATTCCTTACATTTATTGGGAGTTTTGACATCATTTCTTTCTCGCCTTTTTTAAAACGCTATCAATATGTTGAATATAAAAAACTGTAGACATCATCCCTTTTTCGGGACTTTGTCTACAGTCTGACGCAGTTACTTTTTATTATATTCACACAAATTCGGGTAAGAAAGTTGAAATTTAGTAAGTCTGTCTAAAAGATATTATTTGTTTTTCTTTAATTGTTTGATTTCTTTTTCGATTGCATCGATTTGTTTGCCTAATGCTTTTTGCTCGTTTTTGTCACGAGAAACTTTTTTCTTGTTTACTAATTCTTGTTTTTCTTGGATCAATGCTGCGATTTTTGCTGCATTATCTTCTACAGGTGTAGATGGTGTTGTTGAACTTCCAGTTGAACTACCTGTTGAGCTGCCATTTTTCAATGCTTGGATTTCACGTTCGATTTCGCCGATACGAATTCCTAACGCTTGTTGTTCTTGCCAGTTTGTGCTGACTTTTTTCTTGTTGATCAGTTCTTGTTTTTCTTGGATCAATGCGTTGATTTTTGCTGCTGTATCATTAGCAGGTGTAGATGGTGTTGTTGTGCTTCCAGTTGAGCCACCTGTTGACGTACCGTTTTTCAATGCTTGAATTTCACGTTCGATTTCGCCTAGACGGATGCCTAACGCTTTTTGCTCCAAACCATTTCTGCTAACTTTTTTCTTGTTGATCACTTCTTGTTTTTCTTGGATCAATGCATTGATTTTTGCAGTTGTATCCGCAGATTGTACTGAAGTCGCGTGTGCTTGAGTTGTTACAGCTGTTAAACCTGCTCCTCCAATCGATAAAGCTACCCCAGCAACTAGTAAACCTTTTACAAATTTGTTCATTATTGATTCCTCCAATTTATTTTTTTGTTCGAATACTACTGTTCATAAAATAATAGTTCCGATACACAGATTATAACCACTCTTTTTAGAAAAGTAAACTATTATTTTATAAACAATAGTCAAAAATTTTTCAAAAAACGCTCTAACCACTGATATATAAGTATTTTAGCACTGTGAATATTTTTTTGTAAAAAAGAAAAAACCAGACTTTTCACTCTAAAAAGAGCAAAAAGTCTGGTTTTTCATTCTGGTTTTTCTTTATTCTTTGTTACATCGATCCCTTAAAAACATCTGCATTTTTTACAAAATAATCGACACCTGAATAAATCGTAAAGATCAAACAAATGTATAGCATGATTAAATCAACTGGCAAGCCAATAGCTGTAAATGGAATATTATTGATCAATAATAGAATGATCGCCACCATTTGCGTCGCTGTTTTGATTTTTCCAGGCCAGGCTGCTGCCATTACCTCGCCGCCTTCAACCAATAATAGACGCAAGCCAGTAACTGCTAACTCTCTACAAACAATGATCGCAACGACCCATGCTGGTGCTTTTTGCTGTGCAACAAGCACGATAAAAGCTGTCATTACCAACATCTTATCAGCCAATGGATCTGCAAACTTACCAAAGTTTGTCACTAGCCCGCGAGAACGAGCAATTTTCCCATCTAGCCAATCTGTGATACTGGCAACTGCAAAAATTACAGCACCAACTAGCTGAGTGATCGCTAACGACGCTCCTCCAAATGTGATCGTGCCCCAATCCATCGGAACACTAACAACAATAATAAAAATCGGAATCATAAAAATTCTAAGAACAGTTAATTTATTTGGTAAATTCAACGCTTATTGCCCCTCTCTTTTCCTACTCATTTTACGGTATCTGATGACGACTGTCACGAAAAAAGTCATATCATGAATAACTCATCTATCCTTTCGATCATCGATTTCAATAAATGAGCGAGAAAATATCTACGATGAGCCTTGGCTCTTCTGTAAATTCTTCCCGCTCATTCTATTAAACCAACCTGCTTTTTATTATGCTGGCGGTGTTTGTTGCACTTGTTCTGATGACTGTGACGATGGTTGTGTTTGTGCATACTCAAGATTCATATTGATATTTCTAGGTCCAATGCCTGTATTATTCGGATTAAATACAGCGGCTTGCCCATCAACTTTAAATTCCATGTACTCAGAAGCACCCAAACTGATCGTAAACTGAGTGGTTCCCTCTGGAATCTCTACAGATTGTGTTTGACCGGGCTGAACTGTTTGTTGGAAGAAATAGCCATTGTCATTATTCTCAGCTGTTGGGATATATACACCAACCCAACAAGGAGCTGTAACTGCAGAAAAATCAAGTTTAGTCGGCGTTGCAGCATTTGTCGCACTCATATTTACAGTTGTACCAGATTCACCTAAGAAGCTGACCACAGTCGGTTCTTTAGGTTCTGAGGAACTTGAACTAGTCGTAGATGAGGATTCTGTCGTACTTGAGACTGGCTCCTGACTTGATTCTGAGCTAAAATCAGACGAAGATTCTCTGATTATTGCAGTATCCGGTTTTTGAATGATCGGATTTGCCTGACGGTCTTGCCAAGTAATATAAAAAACAACGACAGCAATTGCTAGACCGATCAAAGAAAAAATAATTGCTGGTAAACTGCGTGTAAAGCGTTTAAAAGAGCTTTCTTCATCGTACATCTGTGTACGTGACTCATCAAGCGTCTCATAATGAATCGATGATTCAGCTGCCTCTTCTTCCGTTTTCCCATCGTAAACTTCAACTAATTCATTTCCATCCAAACCAACAGCACTTGCATACTGGCGAATGAAGGCACGCACATAAAAGGTACCCGGCATTGAATCAAAGTCGTTTTCTTCGATTGCTATCAAATAGCGTTTTTGTGTTTTAGTAATTTGCTGCAGCTCGTCTAAGGACATATTGCGCTGAAGCCTTGCATCTCTTAATTTTTTTCCTATATTTACGCTGGCCACTCGTCCATCTTCTCCAGTCTCTCTAATTTATCGATCGCTTTTTTGGTATTAGTGAAGGGGTTGCTTTGTCCACATTCACTCTTTTTATATCGTTTCAGTTTGTTTTATTGACTTCTAGTAGTAAATCACTTAGTGAAATAGTCACATTTTTTGATTATTCAACTCTTTTAAGAATACCACAAAAAAATACTGATGAGGATAACATTTTTGAAAGTTTTTAAAGAAATATCGGACTTTTATTTATTTAAGATAGAGAGATTTCGGCTCCAAATTTCAAGTACTAGGAAATCACTCCTATTTGTTCTTTCATTATTTTTTTGGGTGCATATAAAAACGGCTCAACCCTTTTTGATCGATGAATTTTTCAGCGAGCTCTGTGATATCAGATAATTGAATACTTTCGATAACTTCAGGTGTATCAAACAATGTTGTTTCTCCATAAAGTGATTGTGAAAATTGATTGGCAATGTATTCTAATGAATTTAGTGATTGGAAATATTTACCGATCATTTTTTTCTTCAATAAAGAAAGATTTTCTTCTGTCAATTCCGTACTTTGAGCAACCGTCAACAGAATTTCTTCAATGCGTTCTGCCAATTGCTCAGGATAATCACTATCGCCGCCAAAATCAGCAAAATGGAAGCTTCGATCTAAGCTAAATTCGTAACCAAAGCTGTCATCCAAAAGACCTTCGTTATACAAAGTCAAATAGTTTTGAGACGTATTTCCGAATAATAACTGTAGCAATAAATTCGCTGTTAGTTTGTATTTCAGTAACGCTTTGCCCTCCACAGGTACTTCATCCAGCCCTTTTAGCCCAACAATCACTTTTGAACGACTGATCGGCATTTCGATCGAACTTTCCTTTAGGATATCTTCTGCTGTTTCTTGAGGAAAATGGCGTCTGATCGGTGCCGCTTTAGCAAATGTTTTTTCTGCTTGATTCTTACGAATGAAGGCCATCATTTGTTCTGGCTCCATTTTACCAACAACAAATAACGACATGTTACTTGGATGATAAAATGTGTTGTAGCATGTATATAGATCTTCTGCCGTAATCTCATCGATGCTTTCAACAGTCCCTGCAATATCGATATGCAGCGGGTGTTTAGGGTATAAGTTACCTAATATACCGAAAAATAAGCGCCAATTTGAGTCATCCAAATACATTTGGATTTCCTGACCGATGATGCCTTTTTCTTTTTCGACTGTTTCTTCTGTAAAATAAGGCTCTTGGACAAAATCAAGCAATGTCTTCAAGTTCAGTTCCACTTGATCTGTCGTTGAAAAAAGATAGCTGGTTTTCGTAAAGCTCGTAAAGGCATTGGCAGATGCACCTTGACGGCCAAATTGTTGAAACACGTCGCCATCTTCTTTTTCAAACATTTTATGTTCCAGAAAATGCGCGATCCCATCAGGTACTTTGACAAATTCTTCTTGCCCAAGCGGTACAAATTCATTGTCGATCGAGCCATAATTTGTCGTAAACAAGCCATAGGTCTTGTTATAGTCTTGTTTCGGAAGCAGATAGACTGTTAGCCCATTTTCTAATACTTCTGTATAGAGAACTTCGTTGATTTGAGGGTATTCTTTTTTATGCATCCGTTTTTTCTCCTTCCAAAAAGAAAATAGCTTGCAGCTGGATTCGCTTAGCCACTCGTTGTACATCTGCTAACGTGACGGCTTCCATGCGACGGATCCATTCATCATCTTCTAAACGTAAATGAGGGATCAAATCATCCAGATACTCCGTTTCCAAGACAGCTCCAGCGTTGTCTAAAGAAAGTAAATATTGGTTTTTCAGCATCGCTTTGGTTTGTTTGATTTCAAGCTCAGTTACGTTTCCTTGACGAATATTTTCTAATTCTTGTGCGATCAAGTGCAATACTTGGTTCCGATTTTTACCATCGATCCCTGTTTGGACGCTTAAAAATCCACGGAATGTATCGATACTGCTTGAGGCATAATAGGCAAGATTCTCTTTTTCGCGTACATTCATAAATAACTTAGAATGTGGAAAACCTCCGAAAACACCATTAAAAATCTGTAAAGCAAAGTAATTTTCATCTCCATAAAAAATATCCGTGTGATAGCCTAAATTAAGTTTAGACTGCGCCAGTTTTTCTTGCTCTGAGCGTTCTTCGATCACATTTCTAGAAGGCTGCGTATAGAAAACATCCGCTTTACCAGCACTGCGATCTTCAAAAGGTAACGCTTTGAAAAGAGTGGCAACCGTCGTTTCATCCACATCTCCCAAAACAAAAATATCGACTTGATCTTCCTTGAGCATCTGTTCGTGATACGCTGCAAGGCTTTCAGCAGTTTCGTTTTCTAAATCAGAACGAGTGCCAAAACTTGGAATTCTTTGATCTGCTGATTGGCTGAAATAAAGGTTTTGCAACGCTAAAGAAGAATAGACTTGTTTGTCTTCTGAAACACTTTCATAATAGGCAAGCAAATTTTCCTTTTCCCGCTGAAATGTTTCGGCTTCAAATTTGCCCTCAATGATATTTGGGTAGAAAATGATTTCTTTGATAAAATCAACTGCATCCTCTAACACATGGGTATTTTCTAAATAGCGATCATTCACAAAATTCATTGAAACATTCAGCCAGTGCAGGTTGCCTTTTTTGTTGACGTTGATTCCAAAGCTGGCACCGTATAATTCTGCTAGCTTGCCGCTTAATTTGACCTGATCAGGATAGTTCAGGCTATTTGTTTCTAATAAACTAGATAAAAGTGTTCGTTTAGTGATTATTTCTTTATTTAAACGCGTATTGAATCGAACCAAAATACGAACCGTTTTATATTTTTCTGTTGGGACAACGTGTAAGTTGACTCCTTGTGCTAATGCAATCGGCATCTTGTCAGCTCCTCTTTATTTTTTCATCATAATAAAACCCAGCATGAAATACAATCATCTGGCTGTTTTTAAATCTTTTTTTAAGATTTTCCGCATCTATTCAATTATAGCACAGCTCTGCAGCGTTTCCTTGATGTAAGAGTCTTTCATTTCAAAATTTTTCAGTTTTTCTGTATACTGGATTTGAGAAAGGGAGGATAATTTTATGATCAAAGAATTTAAAGAATTTATTATGCGCGGCAGTGTCCTTGATTTAGCTGTTGGGGTCGTGATCGGTTCTGCGTTTACTGCCATCGTCACAA
This sequence is a window from Enterococcus wangshanyuanii. Protein-coding genes within it:
- a CDS encoding lysozyme, with the protein product MANENMKISQDGRNLIKKWEGLRLTAYQDSVGVWTIGYGHTKGVYAGMTITENQANAFLDEDIKSHAAGIFNYVTVQLTQGQFDALVSFHFNLGPAILAGSQLLVYLNSRQWQAAANEMKKYVYAGGQILQGLVNRRNDEVALFLKEGGVIEPSKDMLGDTPCFFEVEGDPTLYYFDGKGITGIAHPDEKGILNTIYKANYGKDMPTVRRAVGWFSRLRSVSTRPLVK
- a CDS encoding C47 family peptidase, which encodes MRKILLGLLFSGMLFVGGNVYANEESMLTVKTETVDQALVNYATDNLSFYLKGMIKAEEGEGSLLDYKLSSPFSLLEKRNENNLTLFPITKDGKIEYIFYIKKENEGYSSKLSRMMVDELNSLISQGKGNSVVLVASEDGSIYYEGDTGLSLLWQNPDPEIQGSKENSAGEVLDEYESKDLDMISLNDTIDYVITGSSEVVKDSNSKLAPRSTTVNKFGTSINWKISENQQGNNWCMAYATTMILINKNDARATKVSDVVKWGKKGKNDGFTPEEIIKYANTRGVYPKLLERPTTWTESLKEFRKSNGLLGLWKSQVNTFHAIDLLGTYSENYMGKQMNGYVIWNPWNKYTEIVDASPKQIKYIANSTRTYTWIGTITNW
- the pgsA gene encoding CDP-diacylglycerol--glycerol-3-phosphate 3-phosphatidyltransferase, yielding MNLPNKLTVLRIFMIPIFIIVVSVPMDWGTITFGGASLAITQLVGAVIFAVASITDWLDGKIARSRGLVTNFGKFADPLADKMLVMTAFIVLVAQQKAPAWVVAIIVCRELAVTGLRLLLVEGGEVMAAAWPGKIKTATQMVAIILLLINNIPFTAIGLPVDLIMLYICLIFTIYSGVDYFVKNADVFKGSM
- a CDS encoding helix-turn-helix domain-containing protein, yielding MASVNIGKKLRDARLQRNMSLDELQQITKTQKRYLIAIEENDFDSMPGTFYVRAFIRQYASAVGLDGNELVEVYDGKTEEEAAESSIHYETLDESRTQMYDEESSFKRFTRSLPAIIFSLIGLAIAVVVFYITWQDRQANPIIQKPDTAIIRESSSDFSSESSQEPVSSTTESSSTTSSSSSEPKEPTVVSFLGESGTTVNMSATNAATPTKLDFSAVTAPCWVGVYIPTAENNDNGYFFQQTVQPGQTQSVEIPEGTTQFTISLGASEYMEFKVDGQAAVFNPNNTGIGPRNINMNLEYAQTQPSSQSSEQVQQTPPA
- the yfmH gene encoding EF-P 5-aminopentanol modification-associated protein YfmH, with the protein product MHKKEYPQINEVLYTEVLENGLTVYLLPKQDYNKTYGLFTTNYGSIDNEFVPLGQEEFVKVPDGIAHFLEHKMFEKEDGDVFQQFGRQGASANAFTSFTKTSYLFSTTDQVELNLKTLLDFVQEPYFTEETVEKEKGIIGQEIQMYLDDSNWRLFFGILGNLYPKHPLHIDIAGTVESIDEITAEDLYTCYNTFYHPSNMSLFVVGKMEPEQMMAFIRKNQAEKTFAKAAPIRRHFPQETAEDILKESSIEMPISRSKVIVGLKGLDEVPVEGKALLKYKLTANLLLQLLFGNTSQNYLTLYNEGLLDDSFGYEFSLDRSFHFADFGGDSDYPEQLAERIEEILLTVAQSTELTEENLSLLKKKMIGKYFQSLNSLEYIANQFSQSLYGETTLFDTPEVIESIQLSDITELAEKFIDQKGLSRFYMHPKK
- the yfmF gene encoding EF-P 5-aminopentanol modification-associated protein YfmF → MPIALAQGVNLHVVPTEKYKTVRILVRFNTRLNKEIITKRTLLSSLLETNSLNYPDQVKLSGKLAELYGASFGINVNKKGNLHWLNVSMNFVNDRYLENTHVLEDAVDFIKEIIFYPNIIEGKFEAETFQREKENLLAYYESVSEDKQVYSSLALQNLYFSQSADQRIPSFGTRSDLENETAESLAAYHEQMLKEDQVDIFVLGDVDETTVATLFKALPFEDRSAGKADVFYTQPSRNVIEERSEQEKLAQSKLNLGYHTDIFYGDENYFALQIFNGVFGGFPHSKLFMNVREKENLAYYASSSIDTFRGFLSVQTGIDGKNRNQVLHLIAQELENIRQGNVTELEIKQTKAMLKNQYLLSLDNAGAVLETEYLDDLIPHLRLEDDEWIRRMEAVTLADVQRVAKRIQLQAIFFLEGEKTDA